The Tigriopus californicus strain San Diego chromosome 10, Tcal_SD_v2.1, whole genome shotgun sequence region CAGGGAGAAAGAACGAGCCAAGGCAGAGGAGATCGAGCGAGAAATCAGACGAAAGAGAGAAGAGGCCGCTCAAAAGGCGGCAGCGGCCCAACAGAAAACGCCTCAGCACCAATCGTCCAATCATCCTCAGGATCCCTCGCCTTCTTCTGAGGAAACGGTGGAACATGGTGTGAACTTTGAAGAGTTTGATTTCGATGAGGTGGAGAAGCGAAATTATGGACCCAGGAAGGTCGAGCCGCCCATGCCGCCGCCCCCTCCCCCAGCGACTATTGCAGTTCACAAGCAGTCCAAGACCATGCTCAAACTGGAACGGGAGCACGCCACCGAAATCGCCAATAACTTCAACGAGGGGTTGAAGATCCCGAGCAAGTTTGTTCCCATAGTTAATAGTCAAAAGTTTCAACAGGAGAGGATGACCAAAAAGCCCTCGTCTGTCTTCTCATCCTCTGAGAGTGATCGCGAAGAACCCATCCGACGACTCCAAAGCACATTATCATCGTCGTTATCTTCTCCTATTAAGAAGACATCTTCATCAGATGTGCATCCCGTTCAATCTGATTCCAATGATAAGACGGCCGAGAGAAAGAGGCAACAGCAGAGAGATCGTTCGGTTGACGTTTATCATGAGACAGTCCGACAAAGAGCAACTTCATCACGACCTATGGCTGAGAAAATCCTCTCGAAAGATATGTTTAGCCCTCCTGTAGCTTCTATGGCTTCTCCCATTCAAAAGTCTGTTGTCCATGCCGAATCTCAACCCCTAGTAATGGACTTTGCCGCAGTTTCCACCATTAAAAAGAGTCAAAAGAAGACAAGGGCGCCAATCAGACCCACAGAAccagcaccaccaccgccCAAACCCGTGTGCGACTCGTCGTCCCCAAAGAGCTCTTCATCTCCACCGTTGGCATTGACACCTACCGATGCAACGGACGAGGACGACATGCCCTCTGTCCGACAACTTCGATCCAAGTTCGAATTGGACGGCGAGGGTGTCGAGGACCAGAACCAGAGTGGGTCATTGGGGAGTAACGGGTTATCCTCGCCGAAGAAGTCGTTTCTGGTGATGGCGAGTCTGACAAGAAGGGGCGCGGTCATGATGAGCAAGACTCttcaacaaaaagaagaaaagtacaggaagcagcagcagcagcagcagcagaaTCATCACCATGGCCAGCACGATGCTGATATCAAGGCCCAGTCACTGAACAAGTCGATTCAAGGGGGGAACAATGGCTCACCAATTAGCGGCTCACACCCAGGGTTGAATGAACACGCTGAGAAGTTGGGACTGGTCAATTCCCACGACCAAAATAGAGCAACTTTTCGTTTGGCCAATGTGCCTGCTGACTCTCTCAACTCGGAGCTGCTTGGTAAGCAGGACCGGGAAGAGGTGGTTCTCAATGGTCATTGGAACCCGGTTGCAATCGTCAATCGACTCTATCAAATGCTCCAAGTGGACGACAACGAGGTGGAGAAGAACTCGGCTGATGCAGCTCATATCGAGGGATTTCTCGAGCGACTACCGACGGGCAAGAAGAAGTCCACCATTTGGAACTCGTGGAAGAAGCAATACTTCGTTGCCAAGAAAGGCATTTTGTACAGTTACGCGGACGACACCTGCTCGTCGCCATTGGAAGTCCTGGAGCTTTTCGGTGGCAAGGTCGAATATATTGACTCGAAAATGCTTGGCGTTCATGACCGAAGAGGTCACTACTTGGCCGTCAGATGCCCCTCAGATAAGCAAGCCCTCAAGTGGGAGACGGCCATTAATGCCCATATCAATCAAGATTTCTCCAAGACCTTTGTCACGCCCTCACCCATTCCGAAATCCCTCTCGTACTATACTCAGATCTTGGTGGTTGACATTGGCGGTGCCTCGGTCCGAGCAGGCGTGGCCTCCAAGGTGCCCTCATTGCCACAACTCTTCTTCCCGTGCGTGATGGCCGTTGATCACCACCAGGAGTGTTCCAAGTACTTCGGCATGGACGCCTTTGCCAAAGAGATTCGATCCCGATCAAAGCTATCCCATCCAATGGTGCCAACCCACAATGTGGACAAGTACACGGTGGATCAGACCGCCCTTCAGGGCATCTTTGAGAAGATTTTCAAAGATCTAGCTCTCGAACCCAATGACTTTGAAATCCAGTTAAGTGTGCCTCGTTCCTTCAACGAGCGAACGAAGCATTCAATCGCTGGCATGCTTTTCGAGGAATTCGGGGTGAGGTCTGTCAACATGGCTCACCAAACCACCTTCGCCTTTTATGCCTACAATGCCAAGAGTGGTATTATGGTGGACTTGGGGGAAAGAATGGACATTGTTCCCATTGTGGATGGCTACAAGCTACAAGCTGGAGTATCCAGGTCACCGGTCGGAGGCAAAG contains the following coding sequences:
- the LOC131888969 gene encoding LOW QUALITY PROTEIN: uncharacterized protein LOC131888969 (The sequence of the model RefSeq protein was modified relative to this genomic sequence to represent the inferred CDS: substituted 1 base at 1 genomic stop codon) is translated as MSDLDISSAISSHRHHRRRRSKSPTPETEGSESSKSSKRRSSSSSKRTPKSILKNSNPHAPYKSEPQTIEELVERERPRSTSSGSHHRHHKSSKSGDSDTGSTHRHKTRRRKEGSVEDVRDEEVSGRKSHHRHHGSRSKSSGSHHHKSGGDSGGEDTIARRHHRRHHKRAASSPSSADQPEVAESFDTVDGPTDNDKSNDRSHESALHANIYDQPKVPAVKCSSNQRDSPERHGEREVDSNTYTKEEVNRIYKAIVKAAEHSSKAGDSFEPTFYENVSTKSSSGSHSALITDDSQLTHGYTKGLGKVCGDDDVLYDVPRSKQKVARKLLPEEIDEFRNKCDDRKIDSLDDEAIYQNDGIGLENYDIPRRNQVEELSDFMSQEYDTPKIRDSLSTIEEEHQDYDIPKQSFVQTRTEVPSPLNGDGSSGRGSAEDLYENQTYSVPKHNSSSTQSHSTNMYPNEKNHHYCDFSSQNDDRSSGYRSSSSPSIQSEELYVNESAIASMEDLDSVGSSHKHSSPEPISSTPQVRDIAIETTLERHVDHKKPRSDTIGRREMAREKERAKAEEIEREIRRKREEAAQKAAAAQQKTPQHQSSNHPQDPSPSSEETVEHGVNFEEFDFDEVEKRNYGPRKVEPPMPPPPPPATIAVHKQSKTMLKLEREHATEIANNFNEGLKIPSKFVPIVNSQKFQQERMTKKPSSVFSSSESDREEPIRRLQSTLSSSLSSPIKKTSSSDVHPVQSDSNDKTAERKRQQQRDRSVDVYHETVRQRATSSRPMAEKILSKDMFSPPVASMASPIQKSVVHAESQPLVMDFAAVSTIKKSQKKTRAPIRPTEPAPPPPKPVCDSSSPKSSSSPPLALTPTDATDEDDMPSVRQLRSKFELDGEGVEDQNQSGSLGSNGLSSPKKSFLVMASLTRRGAVMMSKTLQQKEEKYRKQQQQQQQNHHHGQHDADIKAQSLNKSIQGGNNGSPISGSHPGLNEHAEKLGLVNSHDQNRATFRLANVPADSLNSELLGKQDREEVVLNGHWNPVAIVNRLYQMLQVDDNEVEKNSADAAHIEGFLERLPTGKKKSTIWNSWKKQYFVAKKGILYSYADDTCSSPLEVLELFGGKVEYIDSKMLGVHDRRGHYLAVRCPSDKQALKWETAINAHINQDFSKTFVTPSPIPKSLSYYTQILVVDIGGASVRAGVASKVPSLPQLFFPCVMAVDHHQECSKYFGMDAFAKEIRSRSKLSHPMVPTHNVDKYTVDQTALQGIFEKIFKDLALEPNDFEIQLSVPRSFNERTKHSIAGMLFEEFGVRSVNMAHQTTFAFYAYNAKSGIMVDLGERMDIVPIVDGYKLQAGVSRSPVGGKELRSKLQHYLLGRNYSLTSFIDSYVTRFAIENLAYMSRNFDLELEKYSDDPETIDASIEVAPGHCHDAPVRTLEIGSERFEAXEGLFKPELWGLDQAGVHVLVHKAIKECGMDVRKEMTQSIFLSGGLTLIPGFRKRLELEIEKLTPVKPRVHASPYRYHAAYLGACVHALGDAFRETKITLAEWTQSSRNADLFGTL